One window of Mesorhizobium loti R88b genomic DNA carries:
- a CDS encoding DUF899 domain-containing protein — protein sequence MHRNKVVSREDWFQAHKAHLAREKELTRLRQRIAAERRELPWLKIRKDYVFETEQGPKNLAGLFGANSQLIVYHFMFGPGCSHHCEGCSFLADHIDGANQHLRHHDVSLVVISRAPLAELLPYRQRMGWKFDWVSSYASDFNFDMQVSFTDRQIAAGDTTYNFETRPRTSKELPGTSVFYRDENGDIFLTFTSRARGGEAQIGTYDYLDMTPKGRNENGPYHGLMDWVRLHDEYQDKPASKTDCCD from the coding sequence ATGCATCGCAACAAGGTCGTTTCACGCGAAGACTGGTTCCAGGCGCACAAGGCACATCTGGCCCGCGAGAAGGAATTGACGCGGCTTCGCCAGCGCATCGCGGCTGAGCGGCGTGAATTGCCCTGGCTAAAAATACGCAAGGACTACGTCTTCGAGACCGAGCAAGGGCCGAAGAACCTGGCCGGTTTGTTTGGCGCCAACAGCCAGCTGATCGTCTACCATTTCATGTTCGGGCCGGGTTGCAGCCACCATTGCGAAGGTTGTTCCTTCCTTGCCGACCACATCGACGGCGCCAACCAGCATCTCAGGCATCATGACGTGTCGCTGGTCGTGATCTCGCGCGCGCCGCTCGCGGAACTTCTGCCCTACAGGCAGCGCATGGGCTGGAAGTTCGACTGGGTGTCGTCCTATGCCTCGGATTTCAACTTCGACATGCAGGTCTCCTTCACCGACAGGCAGATCGCGGCCGGCGACACCACCTACAATTTCGAGACGCGCCCCCGGACATCGAAGGAGCTGCCCGGCACCAGTGTTTTCTACAGGGACGAGAACGGCGACATCTTTCTCACATTCACATCTCGCGCCCGTGGCGGCGAGGCGCAGATCGGCACTTACGATTATCTCGACATGACGCCGAAAGGCCGCAACGAAAATGGCCCCTATCATGGCCTGATGGACTGGGTGCGGCTGCATGACGAATATCAGGACAAGCCGGCAAGCAAGACGGATTGTTGCGATTGA
- a CDS encoding SGNH/GDSL hydrolase family protein: MRFPAFLTWLAFPVYVWQGLGVRRRTSRMLPAQGPVMHDLTGKAPDILLLVLGDSSAASVGIGNSEDGLAAQLAMLIAQRTGRAVRWRAAGFNSATSGQIRDHVLPNLSADPWTHIVLAIGTNDTKNFHSVPRFKKEFGGLLYGLRAKWPEARVVWSPVLEFTRAPAMPPLLGKILEIRATAMNRMGERLCLERGAMPAPRLPIIDPEAGFASDGFHASEAGYRAWAEHLVGLVLAD; encoded by the coding sequence ATGCGCTTCCCCGCCTTTCTCACCTGGCTCGCCTTCCCCGTCTATGTCTGGCAGGGGCTGGGCGTGCGCCGCCGCACCTCACGCATGCTGCCGGCGCAAGGGCCGGTCATGCACGATCTCACCGGCAAGGCGCCTGATATCTTGCTGCTCGTGCTGGGTGATTCCTCGGCCGCGTCGGTCGGCATCGGCAACTCCGAGGACGGGCTTGCCGCGCAGCTTGCCATGCTGATTGCGCAACGCACAGGCCGCGCCGTGCGCTGGCGCGCCGCCGGCTTCAATTCGGCGACGTCGGGCCAGATCCGCGACCACGTCCTGCCCAATCTGTCGGCCGATCCATGGACGCATATCGTGCTCGCCATCGGCACCAACGACACCAAGAATTTTCACTCCGTGCCGCGCTTCAAGAAGGAGTTCGGCGGCCTGCTCTACGGCCTGCGCGCCAAATGGCCGGAAGCGCGTGTGGTGTGGTCGCCGGTGCTGGAGTTCACCCGCGCGCCGGCCATGCCGCCGCTGCTCGGCAAGATCCTGGAGATCCGCGCCACCGCAATGAACCGGATGGGTGAACGGCTCTGCCTGGAGCGCGGTGCGATGCCGGCGCCGCGCCTGCCGATCATCGACCCCGAGGCGGGTTTTGCCTCGGACGGCTTTCACGCCTCGGAAGCCGGCTATCGGGCATGGGCGGAACATCTCGTCGGCTTGGTGCTTGCTGACTGA
- a CDS encoding class I fructose-bisphosphate aldolase, with the protein MSERLEDIAAAIVANGKGLLAADESSGTIKKRFDVIGVESTADSRRDYREMMFRAKDAMTKYISGVILYDETIRQKAADGTPLVDIIKAAGSIPGIKVDAGAKPLAGFPGDTITEGLDGLRERLADYYKLGARFAKWRAVIDIDTGKGVPSTNSINSNTHALARYAALCQEAGIVPIVEPEVLMDGAHGIDTCFEVSKATLIKLYDELHAAGVVLEGTILKPNMVLSGKKSGTVDSPEEVAEKTIKLFRETVPAAVPGIAFLSGGQEDEEATANLNAINAIGPHPWKLTFSYGRALQAAPQKAWSGKASNVAAGQAAFTHRAHMNYLAALGKWKASLEQAA; encoded by the coding sequence ATGAGCGAACGTCTCGAAGACATTGCCGCCGCGATCGTGGCTAACGGCAAGGGCCTGCTGGCCGCCGACGAAAGTTCCGGCACCATCAAGAAGCGCTTCGACGTGATCGGCGTCGAATCGACCGCCGACAGCCGCCGCGACTATCGCGAGATGATGTTCCGCGCCAAGGACGCGATGACCAAATACATTTCCGGCGTCATCCTCTATGACGAGACCATCCGCCAGAAGGCCGCCGACGGCACGCCGCTGGTCGACATCATCAAGGCGGCCGGTTCCATCCCCGGCATCAAGGTCGATGCCGGCGCCAAGCCGCTGGCGGGTTTTCCCGGCGATACCATCACCGAGGGCCTCGACGGCCTGCGCGAGCGCCTGGCTGACTACTACAAGCTTGGCGCCCGCTTCGCCAAATGGCGCGCGGTGATCGACATCGATACCGGCAAGGGCGTGCCTTCAACCAATTCGATCAACTCGAACACCCATGCGCTCGCCCGCTATGCCGCCCTTTGCCAGGAGGCCGGCATCGTACCGATCGTCGAGCCGGAAGTGCTGATGGATGGCGCCCACGGCATCGACACGTGTTTTGAGGTCTCCAAGGCGACGCTGATCAAGCTTTATGATGAACTCCATGCGGCCGGCGTCGTCCTCGAAGGCACGATCCTGAAGCCCAACATGGTGCTGTCGGGCAAGAAGTCGGGCACCGTGGACAGCCCTGAGGAAGTCGCCGAGAAAACGATAAAACTGTTCCGCGAGACAGTGCCGGCGGCGGTGCCGGGCATCGCCTTCCTCTCCGGTGGCCAGGAGGACGAGGAGGCGACCGCCAACCTCAACGCCATCAACGCCATCGGCCCGCATCCGTGGAAGCTGACCTTCTCCTATGGCCGGGCGCTGCAGGCTGCCCCGCAAAAGGCATGGAGCGGCAAGGCCTCGAACGTCGCCGCCGGACAGGCCGCCTTCACCCATCGCGCCCACATGAATTATCTGGCGGCGCTCGGAAAATGGAAGGCGAGCCTGGAACAGGCCGCCTGA